One window of Spirochaetota bacterium genomic DNA carries:
- the csm3 gene encoding type III-A CRISPR-associated RAMP protein Csm3: MEIANLTIKKIKGKIYLKTGLHIGGGTEGIEIGGIDNPVIKDPKTGYPYIPGSSLKGKIRSLLELHMDKFDKEKGGPCNCGKCHICKTFGNTNKDSEVGITRAIFRDAFLDDESIELLKQRNILATEAKTENTIDRIKGRALNPRQSERVIAGLSFNFEISLRIFKEDGDGKEITDLLREGLKLLEKDALGGSGSRGYGKIQFKDLYLDDEPLS, translated from the coding sequence ATGGAAATAGCAAATTTAACAATTAAAAAAATTAAAGGAAAGATATATTTAAAGACAGGACTTCATATTGGCGGAGGTACTGAAGGTATTGAAATTGGTGGTATTGATAACCCTGTAATTAAGGACCCTAAAACTGGTTATCCTTATATACCTGGTTCTTCACTTAAAGGTAAAATACGTAGTCTCTTGGAACTTCATATGGATAAGTTTGATAAGGAAAAAGGGGGACCATGTAATTGTGGGAAGTGTCATATTTGTAAAACATTTGGTAATACCAATAAAGATTCAGAAGTTGGTATTACACGAGCAATTTTCAGGGATGCTTTTCTAGATGACGAATCAATTGAATTGCTCAAACAACGCAATATATTGGCCACCGAAGCAAAAACAGAAAATACTATAGATAGAATAAAAGGTAGAGCTTTAAATCCTCGTCAGTCAGAACGAGTTATAGCAGGATTATCATTTAATTTTGAAATTTCTCTACGAATATTCAAAGAAGATGGGGATGGGAAGGAAATAACTGATTTATTGCGAGAAGGGCTCAAACTCCTTGAAAAGGATGCATTAGGTGGGAGTGGAAGCAGAGGTTATGGTAAGATTCAGTTTAAAGATTTATATCTTGACGATGAACCATTATCATAG
- the zapE gene encoding AFG1/ZapE family ATPase, which yields MPTKTQKNDTKTQFCAFCEHTGIVRNPHFEEIGQEPLVPCPRCVLNKCQCGGQPPYYIEKDGTISDCYCREIRMKINRIKAIYSRCGIDKKYQWRFFNSFEANSKLASNAKNVAYDIVSKFPDVRKGLFLWGNPGTGKTLLSSIILTELIIRHAIEGRFIKISRTFFNKLRATFAEGSATYGTAQEIEYELENADVLVVDDFGVQRDSPWEQETLYNLVDARYEAEKFTIFTSNVDPKSALADIAGGRVLSRIKEMCTILELTGPDYREKL from the coding sequence ATGCCAACAAAGACTCAAAAAAATGATACCAAAACCCAATTCTGCGCATTCTGTGAACATACCGGCATTGTGCGAAATCCCCATTTTGAAGAGATAGGTCAGGAGCCGTTAGTACCCTGCCCGCGCTGTGTGTTGAATAAATGCCAGTGTGGTGGACAACCTCCGTATTACATAGAAAAAGACGGCACAATATCTGATTGCTATTGTCGTGAAATTAGAATGAAGATTAATCGCATTAAAGCAATTTACTCACGGTGTGGCATTGACAAAAAATATCAGTGGCGCTTTTTTAATTCCTTTGAAGCCAATTCAAAATTAGCCTCCAACGCAAAAAATGTAGCATACGATATCGTTTCAAAATTTCCGGATGTGCGCAAAGGACTTTTTTTATGGGGAAATCCTGGAACTGGCAAAACACTGCTTTCTTCTATTATTTTAACAGAGCTCATCATACGCCATGCCATTGAAGGACGCTTTATAAAAATTTCCCGCACATTTTTTAACAAACTGCGTGCAACCTTTGCCGAAGGTTCTGCCACTTACGGTACCGCGCAGGAAATTGAGTATGAACTGGAAAACGCTGATGTACTTGTGGTAGATGACTTTGGTGTCCAGCGCGATTCCCCCTGGGAGCAGGAAACTTTGTATAATTTAGTTGATGCACGCTACGAGGCCGAAAAATTTACTATATTCACTTCTAACGTTGACCCCAAAAGTGCACTTGCCGATATTGCCGGGGGACGGGTGTTATCGCGCATTAAAGAAATGTGTACTATTTTAGAGCTAACAGGTCCTGATTACAGGGAAAAATTATAA
- the panB gene encoding 3-methyl-2-oxobutanoate hydroxymethyltransferase, with protein sequence MPSIKNIKDFAKMKQSAQPIAMITCYDYAFARVVSETDIDVILVGDSLGMVVAGYDTTIPVTLDQMIYHTSMVRRGAPNHFIVTDLPFMSYHVSIEDTMRNCGRIMKECNTNAVKLEGGRDFVPVVEALTKASIPVMGHLGLTPQSVHKLGGYSVQGKDEEQRKIIMEDALLLQKAGAFALVLEMVPEQLAQEITEALDIPTIGIGAGRYCNGQVLVINDMLGLNKGFNPKFLKRYADLYTTSQQAIQDYCKEVKEHIFPAESNVFK encoded by the coding sequence ATGCCATCAATAAAAAACATCAAAGATTTTGCAAAGATGAAGCAATCAGCCCAGCCTATAGCCATGATAACCTGTTATGATTATGCATTTGCGCGTGTGGTAAGCGAAACTGATATAGATGTCATACTGGTTGGCGATTCTTTGGGGATGGTTGTGGCAGGCTATGACACCACCATACCGGTAACCCTTGACCAGATGATTTATCACACCAGCATGGTACGCCGCGGTGCGCCCAATCATTTTATAGTAACCGACCTTCCATTTATGAGCTATCATGTATCCATTGAAGATACCATGCGTAACTGTGGGCGCATCATGAAAGAATGTAACACCAATGCAGTGAAACTTGAAGGCGGAAGAGACTTTGTGCCAGTTGTAGAAGCACTTACAAAAGCATCAATTCCTGTAATGGGGCATTTAGGGCTAACACCGCAATCGGTGCATAAATTAGGTGGATACTCTGTACAGGGAAAGGACGAAGAACAGCGCAAAATCATAATGGAGGATGCACTATTGTTACAAAAAGCTGGTGCATTTGCACTGGTGCTTGAAATGGTTCCCGAGCAGCTTGCACAAGAAATAACTGAAGCGCTTGATATACCCACCATTGGCATAGGAGCAGGTCGCTACTGCAATGGACAGGTTCTTGTTATTAACGATATGCTGGGCCTAAACAAAGGATTCAATCCAAAATTTTTAAAGCGCTATGCCGACCTTTATACCACATCACAGCAGGCAATACAGGATTACTGTAAAGAAGTAAAGGAACATATATTCCCTGCAGAAAGCAATGTGTTTAAATAA
- the csm5 gene encoding type III-A CRISPR-associated RAMP protein Csm5 — MKSYTVKIHIITPLIIHSGEFYSIFELLPTKDGKSIMLIDFNKAFNFMSQKEREQFFSIMDTLVADIKKDKEKLLRARSILQNVALQNLDVIIQRVQAHPQFIQGVDSNPYAIIYKIFKDELSMKPYIPGSTLKGALRTALLESLRKKNNMYPNVKLFKNNKPKNFQSTDFEMQIMKKDTNAIFDIGLDPFRFMKVSDLMFKNQTVLLDTVRIIGKGKQQKGIPIYTEMSASHYINKDECIAEGEITIDEDGLKKFVNNYKLGDFLNIEFIMKSLMDFNLEILNNKKHPIDPKVKENITTVCNSNELIPLRLGRFTQIESKTFKIKQKKAIPPEVNLYGGVSRSLIRGEIPAGWCGLKIQN, encoded by the coding sequence ATGAAATCATATACCGTTAAAATACATATCATTACACCACTTATCATACATAGCGGCGAATTTTATAGTATATTTGAATTATTGCCAACTAAAGATGGAAAGTCCATAATGCTTATTGATTTTAATAAAGCTTTTAATTTCATGAGCCAGAAAGAAAGAGAACAATTTTTCAGCATTATGGATACCCTTGTTGCTGATATAAAAAAAGATAAAGAAAAGCTTTTGAGGGCACGGTCTATCCTGCAAAATGTTGCACTGCAAAATTTAGATGTTATTATACAAAGAGTTCAGGCACATCCCCAATTTATTCAAGGGGTCGATAGCAATCCATACGCAATAATTTATAAGATTTTTAAAGATGAACTCAGCATGAAACCTTATATTCCAGGTTCAACATTGAAAGGAGCATTAAGGACAGCATTGCTGGAATCATTAAGAAAAAAAAATAATATGTATCCCAATGTTAAATTATTTAAAAATAATAAACCAAAAAATTTTCAATCAACTGATTTCGAAATGCAAATAATGAAAAAAGATACTAATGCAATATTTGATATAGGACTTGATCCTTTCAGGTTTATGAAAGTATCAGATTTAATGTTTAAAAACCAAACGGTTCTTTTAGATACCGTGAGGATAATTGGAAAAGGTAAGCAGCAAAAAGGAATACCCATCTATACTGAGATGTCAGCTAGCCACTATATAAATAAAGATGAATGCATTGCTGAAGGAGAAATTACCATTGATGAAGATGGATTAAAAAAGTTTGTTAATAATTATAAATTAGGGGATTTTCTTAATATTGAATTCATAATGAAGAGTTTGATGGATTTTAACCTGGAAATATTAAATAATAAAAAACATCCAATAGATCCAAAAGTAAAAGAAAATATAACTACTGTATGTAATTCAAATGAATTAATACCTTTGCGGTTAGGCCGTTTTACACAGATTGAATCAAAAACATTTAAAATTAAACAAAAAAAAGCCATCCCTCCAGAGGTTAACCTATATGGTGGTGTTTCACGTTCGTTGATTCGTGGAGAAATACCTGCTGGGTGGTGTGGTTTGAAAATACAAAATTAA
- the cas10 gene encoding type III-A CRISPR-associated protein Cas10/Csm1: MKKEYYEIIIASLFHDIGKFKERAYEGKEHAAFPREIEAIVLPSHSSGRYSHRHALWTYDFFENDCKTINLPRELDWIKVKNLAAKHHNASTPDESIIDLADNISAASDRSDETDYVKGGHFKRHLRSVFTRISLSKSINTLYGYNLKPLTPENVYPFEIKEETTILADQYKTLWGAFVKDLEKSIQQYKPVYGLNHFVNNIISLLQKYCWCIPSATNDKYCDISLYDHAITTAAIALVLKVLHDEGSTTDKPFLFFAGDLSGIQQFIFQHQQKAFPGSSKIIRGRSLYVAMIAQAYCYALCDTLGIPPFVQLMNAGGKFTLILPNLPHIKDTIRKFTQEADKWFFNTFHGDFTVVYDYSLEASQDEMKLKSFGNVIKTINYKLAIAKSRKFYNILKNGDCIIDINYDEGELCKSCGRYSPVPGHEEERCNSCDEMFKIGSKITKNSIVLFSKRRGDVNYFNEKISMSIVDTLNSNENIISAFSFDNDSNLPFLMYNNYVPQKDNKTLEFKEIAESAIIYYNDKDNNKKRGVGSAFLAYIKLDVDNMGSIFSQGIQDLSVSRYVTLSRMFNVFFNLVIKDVLQKEFSNIYTVFSGGDDLFVIAPWNQVIDFMDTVERKFKEFVCNHPDLHFSTGTYIQKPDYPMSKSALMAEEKLKEAKDGGRNRIHYFNVISYDQLRDIHQKAQWFIEQNNSVESKINHSFLYRLLKYSRMAKKVYRNKFKPSEDLIYIPYFKYDVSRNIIIKKDGQLVNKEELQYLEQCFEDYSRLKPYILETIISLALYETREKEINHKEA, translated from the coding sequence ATGAAAAAAGAGTATTATGAAATTATAATTGCTTCATTATTTCATGACATAGGAAAATTTAAAGAAAGAGCTTATGAAGGCAAAGAACATGCAGCTTTTCCAAGGGAAATTGAAGCTATTGTACTTCCTTCACATAGTAGCGGTAGATATTCACATCGTCATGCTTTATGGACATATGACTTTTTTGAAAATGACTGTAAAACAATAAATCTGCCAAGAGAACTTGATTGGATAAAAGTAAAGAATCTTGCTGCAAAACATCATAATGCAAGTACTCCTGATGAAAGCATTATAGATTTAGCCGATAACATATCTGCTGCAAGTGACCGCAGTGATGAAACAGATTACGTTAAGGGTGGTCATTTTAAACGTCACTTGCGATCAGTATTTACCCGAATATCATTAAGTAAAAGTATTAATACACTTTATGGGTATAATTTAAAACCTTTAACTCCTGAAAACGTATATCCTTTTGAAATAAAAGAAGAGACTACAATATTAGCGGATCAATATAAAACATTATGGGGTGCATTTGTTAAAGATTTAGAAAAATCTATACAACAATATAAACCAGTATATGGTTTAAATCACTTTGTTAATAATATTATTTCATTATTGCAAAAATATTGCTGGTGTATCCCATCAGCAACAAATGACAAATATTGTGACATTTCTTTATATGATCATGCTATAACGACAGCAGCAATAGCATTAGTATTAAAAGTACTTCACGATGAAGGGAGCACTACAGATAAACCATTTCTATTTTTTGCAGGTGACCTATCAGGTATCCAGCAATTTATTTTTCAGCATCAACAAAAAGCATTTCCTGGTTCATCAAAGATAATAAGAGGGCGATCATTATATGTTGCTATGATAGCTCAGGCATACTGCTATGCTCTTTGTGATACATTAGGAATACCACCCTTTGTTCAATTGATGAATGCAGGTGGAAAATTTACTCTTATTTTGCCAAATTTACCACACATAAAAGATACAATAAGGAAATTTACTCAAGAGGCAGATAAATGGTTTTTCAATACATTCCATGGCGATTTCACCGTAGTTTATGATTATAGTTTAGAAGCCTCTCAGGATGAGATGAAATTAAAATCATTTGGTAATGTTATCAAAACAATAAATTACAAATTGGCTATAGCTAAATCGCGTAAATTTTATAATATATTAAAAAATGGAGATTGTATTATTGATATAAATTATGACGAAGGTGAATTATGCAAATCTTGTGGTAGGTATTCACCTGTGCCGGGTCATGAAGAAGAAAGATGCAATTCATGTGATGAAATGTTTAAAATAGGTTCTAAAATTACTAAAAATAGTATTGTTCTTTTTAGTAAAAGGCGTGGAGATGTAAACTATTTTAATGAAAAAATATCAATGAGCATTGTAGATACATTAAATTCTAATGAAAACATTATTAGTGCTTTTAGTTTTGATAATGATTCAAACCTACCATTTCTAATGTATAATAATTATGTTCCTCAAAAGGATAATAAAACATTAGAATTTAAAGAAATAGCAGAATCAGCTATAATATATTATAATGATAAAGATAATAATAAAAAAAGAGGTGTAGGCTCTGCTTTTTTAGCATACATCAAACTTGATGTAGATAACATGGGTAGTATATTTAGCCAGGGCATACAGGATCTTTCGGTATCACGGTATGTTACACTATCACGGATGTTCAATGTTTTTTTTAATCTTGTAATAAAAGATGTTTTACAAAAAGAATTTTCCAATATCTATACAGTATTTTCTGGTGGAGATGATTTATTTGTTATAGCTCCATGGAATCAAGTAATAGATTTCATGGATACTGTTGAAAGAAAATTTAAAGAATTTGTATGTAACCATCCGGATTTGCATTTCTCAACCGGAACATATATTCAAAAACCTGATTATCCTATGAGCAAAAGTGCACTCATGGCAGAAGAAAAATTAAAAGAAGCGAAAGATGGTGGTAGGAATAGAATACATTATTTTAATGTAATTTCATATGATCAATTACGTGATATACATCAAAAAGCCCAATGGTTTATTGAGCAAAATAATAGTGTTGAATCAAAAATTAACCATTCTTTTTTATACAGATTGCTGAAGTATTCACGTATGGCAAAAAAGGTATATAGAAATAAGTTTAAACCATCAGAGGATTTAATATATATTCCATATTTTAAATATGACGTTAGCAGGAATATAATAATTAAAAAAGATGGCCAATTGGTAAATAAAGAAGAGTTGCAATATCTTGAGCAGTGTTTTGAAGATTATTCACGTTTAAAGCCATATATTCTGGAAACAATTATTTCATTAGCATTATATGAAACACGAGAAAAAGAAATAAATCATAAGGAGGCATAA
- the cas6 gene encoding CRISPR system precrRNA processing endoribonuclease RAMP protein Cas6: protein MKQHKYCIECPLVTMCVYAIIFETPNIKPSEKMSQSEYIPHPFALTPLFDYPVQFEKGDTFTFKFSLFGDAFKYFPNILHAFMELGEKGIGIKRGRFTIKSIHDYASNSIIYNGETIQLSDLKAFSCCNNDYISDTLEISFLTPCKIKSNGKYQKYVDIETIIKNIRRKIEIISYFFENNPVIVDISNIDFNSIHCVSQDIRLEFIERYSKRRNQKMPLSGYKGKAIFSGNVESIYPLLKIGEIINIGNNTSFGFGAIQVV, encoded by the coding sequence ATGAAACAACATAAGTATTGTATAGAATGCCCCCTGGTAACTATGTGTGTTTATGCCATAATTTTTGAAACTCCCAATATAAAACCTTCTGAAAAGATGAGCCAATCTGAATATATACCCCATCCTTTTGCATTGACTCCTTTATTTGATTACCCTGTTCAATTTGAAAAGGGTGATACTTTTACCTTTAAGTTTTCACTTTTTGGTGATGCATTTAAATATTTTCCAAATATTCTCCATGCGTTCATGGAATTGGGTGAAAAAGGCATAGGCATTAAAAGAGGAAGATTTACAATAAAAAGCATACATGATTATGCAAGCAATTCCATAATATATAATGGAGAAACCATCCAATTAAGTGATCTTAAAGCATTTTCATGTTGCAATAATGATTACATTTCTGATACATTAGAAATTTCATTTTTAACGCCATGTAAAATCAAATCAAATGGTAAATATCAGAAATACGTTGATATTGAAACTATTATAAAAAATATTAGAAGAAAAATTGAAATTATTTCCTATTTTTTTGAGAACAATCCCGTCATAGTAGATATAAGCAACATTGATTTTAATTCAATACATTGTGTATCACAGGATATTAGATTAGAATTTATTGAAAGATATTCTAAAAGAAGGAATCAAAAAATGCCATTAAGTGGGTATAAAGGTAAAGCAATCTTTTCTGGGAATGTTGAATCAATATATCCATTATTAAAGATTGGAGAAATTATTAATATTGGGAATAACACATCATTTGGATTTGGAGCTATACAGGTTGTATGA
- the folK gene encoding 2-amino-4-hydroxy-6-hydroxymethyldihydropteridine diphosphokinase, with protein sequence MVACAYILLGSNMGDSYQYIATAIEKLSTLEKTKIVTQSSVIVTKPLEFIMQPDFVNTVIALQTQLPPHTLLEKLQEIEHALGRERTIPKGPRTIDCDILLYNDMICSTPTLTLPHPQIYTRPFAAQLLFEIDPDIIDPISHKPLREVVLCHQ encoded by the coding sequence ATGGTAGCGTGTGCATACATATTATTGGGAAGCAATATGGGCGATAGTTACCAATATATTGCCACAGCCATTGAAAAACTGTCCACACTGGAAAAAACAAAAATTGTAACACAAAGCAGTGTAATAGTAACCAAACCCTTAGAATTTATCATGCAGCCCGATTTTGTAAATACAGTTATAGCACTGCAAACGCAACTGCCACCACACACATTGCTTGAAAAGCTTCAAGAAATTGAGCATGCACTGGGAAGGGAACGAACCATTCCCAAAGGACCCCGCACTATTGACTGCGATATATTGCTTTACAATGATATGATTTGTTCAACACCAACACTTACCCTTCCTCATCCGCAAATATACACACGCCCCTTTGCCGCACAGCTTTTATTTGAAATTGATCCAGACATCATTGATCCAATTTCACACAAACCATTACGGGAGGTAGTGCTATGCCATCAATAA
- a CDS encoding methyl-accepting chemotaxis protein encodes MQIGKKFIWKLTLRIEIYINFIVVPLVNVFGKLTGHYDEEAVKALNVFSLIFSVLFLIIGTYIRFFILKRLFKKINDGVDLEKVKLKLLNYPRIEALIISLRWFCGLVAIFFCMYSLDYVEFGRIKIYLIDVFMSATVNAVISYFTTENMLSQVLKIPSLAQINFSRKQYSLVSLPIRLFLTVMATLTIPLVIMTLMIILLQAQLIQVEKITGYILFVTVMSLITMIVLLYESTQGIRKGMRMTINNLQKLAEGDFHIEQIPMLDRSEIGAVTQYVNILALYLQNFVNQGKELNKKLLDLTVKLKDNAQVLFTNTRDEAATMEEITSTTEEIAANAESIAETGEDQSKAVDALMQQLQELSQAIVVVRKRVEDAITISSNVKQTTDSSVAKLQTMIDSLRTVSQSSAEMTNIIEIINDISDKINLLSLNASIEAARAGEAGKGFMVVANEVSKLADMTANSIKDISGLVQRNISEIDSAMVEVDQTVKAINEIANLIDSINNQIKDINNQMHSQDMIKSKVENEADNMRQKSEMVVISIREQKVGLEQITKAISNINESIQRTVDSAEKLLESAKQVDAMAAELVEQ; translated from the coding sequence ATGCAAATTGGTAAAAAGTTTATCTGGAAACTAACATTACGCATTGAAATTTACATTAATTTTATTGTTGTCCCTCTGGTAAATGTTTTTGGTAAATTAACCGGACATTATGATGAAGAAGCTGTAAAAGCTTTAAATGTGTTTTCACTTATTTTTTCAGTATTGTTTTTGATTATTGGAACGTATATTCGTTTTTTTATTTTAAAAAGGCTTTTCAAAAAGATTAATGATGGTGTTGATTTAGAAAAAGTTAAGTTAAAATTGCTTAATTATCCACGAATTGAAGCACTCATTATTTCTTTGCGATGGTTTTGTGGATTAGTGGCTATATTCTTCTGTATGTATTCCCTGGACTATGTTGAATTTGGAAGAATTAAGATATACCTGATAGATGTATTTATGAGTGCTACCGTGAATGCAGTAATATCATATTTCACCACCGAAAACATGCTCTCACAGGTATTAAAAATACCTTCATTAGCTCAGATAAATTTTTCACGAAAACAATATTCCCTGGTTAGTTTGCCTATCAGGCTATTTTTAACGGTAATGGCAACGTTGACTATTCCGCTGGTTATTATGACATTGATGATTATTCTTTTGCAAGCACAACTGATTCAAGTAGAAAAAATTACAGGGTATATACTATTTGTTACGGTTATGTCATTAATTACCATGATAGTATTGTTATATGAATCAACACAGGGAATACGAAAAGGCATGAGAATGACTATCAATAATTTACAAAAGCTGGCAGAAGGAGATTTTCATATTGAGCAAATACCAATGCTTGACAGGAGTGAAATAGGTGCTGTTACACAATATGTTAATATTCTGGCTTTATATTTACAGAATTTTGTAAATCAGGGGAAAGAATTAAATAAAAAGCTTCTGGACCTGACTGTGAAATTAAAAGATAATGCGCAGGTACTATTTACAAATACACGTGATGAAGCGGCAACGATGGAAGAAATTACTTCAACAACAGAGGAAATTGCAGCAAATGCTGAATCAATTGCAGAAACTGGAGAAGACCAGTCAAAAGCGGTTGATGCTCTTATGCAGCAATTACAGGAGTTGTCGCAAGCTATAGTGGTTGTACGAAAAAGAGTGGAAGATGCTATCACGATATCATCAAATGTTAAGCAGACAACTGATTCAAGTGTAGCCAAACTCCAGACTATGATTGATAGTTTACGCACAGTATCACAAAGTTCAGCCGAGATGACAAATATTATAGAGATAATTAATGATATATCTGATAAGATCAATTTGCTATCACTTAATGCATCAATAGAAGCTGCACGCGCCGGAGAAGCAGGTAAAGGGTTTATGGTAGTTGCAAATGAGGTGTCCAAACTTGCAGATATGACAGCAAACAGCATCAAGGATATTAGTGGACTGGTTCAGCGCAATATCAGTGAAATTGATAGTGCAATGGTTGAGGTTGACCAGACAGTAAAGGCAATTAATGAAATTGCTAATCTAATAGATTCTATAAATAATCAAATCAAAGATATAAACAATCAGATGCATTCGCAGGATATGATAAAAAGTAAAGTGGAAAATGAAGCTGATAATATGCGGCAAAAGTCCGAGATGGTCGTGATATCAATTCGTGAACAAAAGGTTGGTCTGGAGCAAATTACCAAAGCTATATCTAATATCAATGAATCAATACAGAGAACTGTTGATTCTGCTGAAAAATTACTGGAAAGTGCAAAGCAGGTAGATGCAATGGCAGCAGAATTGGTGGAACAATAA
- the csm2 gene encoding type III-A CRISPR-associated protein Csm2, whose translation MIELTESYVTKDAEKKAADFINIDKNQIRKFYDDFKIIERKIDENQDANDAWFEKEILPHIKFIKSKIAYSAGRKSNNKFLVSNDYKEYMDEEIDKIKTISDFKIFLMHYQAIIAYYTYISEVEGKTKTQKFQK comes from the coding sequence ATGATAGAATTAACCGAATCATATGTAACAAAAGATGCTGAGAAAAAAGCAGCGGATTTTATCAATATTGATAAAAACCAGATACGGAAGTTCTATGATGATTTTAAGATTATTGAGCGGAAAATAGATGAAAATCAAGATGCAAATGATGCGTGGTTTGAAAAAGAAATTTTACCCCATATTAAATTTATAAAATCAAAGATTGCCTACAGTGCAGGTAGAAAATCAAATAATAAGTTTTTGGTATCAAATGATTATAAAGAATATATGGATGAAGAAATAGATAAGATAAAAACAATTTCTGATTTTAAAATATTTTTGATGCATTACCAGGCAATAATAGCGTATTATACATATATTTCAGAAGTTGAAGGTAAAACAAAAACTCAAAAATTCCAGAAATGA